Proteins encoded by one window of Cyclobacteriaceae bacterium:
- a CDS encoding M28 family peptidase: MRNAFVLMGLIFSITLWGQKNPVTEITKIISQPEVEAHLGFLAADEMRGRDTGSPELKIAGNYIANYFRQHGLKTVPGAEQFFQPVDLERFTPATEASAEVGNESFQIKESLVIIDGADISWNGEFVYVGYGSNDELDKMDIKGKMVLALAGSKDADNVNKIFSASTGKYAEVKARGGAGLVEFLTFSQFPFPALANFFMGGPRWGLKSAGSTIPHVWLKPADVKKINFKEGETYTGKLSISGLKRELIEGRNVVGLIEGTDPKLKDEYVIVTAHYDHIGVGKPSAGSQDTIFNGARDNAIGTVALLQTAKYLAQYPTKRSVLLVAVTSEEKGLLGSRWYADHPLVPLEKHVLNINCDGVGYNDKSIITSISLGRTTADEVVKKAIKPFGLGLGGDPDPKEGFYDRSDQVSFASKGVPAIKLQPGLAKMDDEIRKYYHRQADEVSTLDFEYLTKFYRTFVYAVTLLANEPTPPFWVKDDKYEAAGKKLYNRN, from the coding sequence ATGAGAAATGCATTCGTTTTGATGGGGTTGATTTTCTCCATCACATTATGGGGTCAGAAAAACCCGGTTACCGAAATTACAAAAATTATTAGTCAGCCTGAGGTGGAGGCCCACCTTGGTTTTCTGGCAGCCGATGAAATGCGTGGCCGCGATACCGGATCGCCCGAGTTAAAAATTGCGGGCAACTACATCGCCAATTATTTCCGCCAGCATGGTTTGAAAACAGTACCAGGTGCTGAACAGTTTTTTCAGCCGGTTGACCTGGAAAGGTTTACCCCAGCAACAGAAGCTTCAGCTGAAGTGGGTAATGAAAGCTTTCAAATTAAAGAAAGCCTGGTGATAATTGATGGTGCTGATATCTCATGGAACGGTGAATTCGTGTACGTTGGATATGGTTCGAATGACGAACTTGATAAGATGGATATCAAGGGGAAAATGGTATTGGCCCTGGCAGGTTCAAAAGATGCGGATAATGTCAATAAGATTTTCAGTGCCAGCACAGGTAAGTATGCCGAAGTGAAAGCACGTGGAGGAGCAGGACTTGTTGAGTTTTTGACTTTTTCTCAGTTCCCGTTTCCAGCGCTTGCAAATTTTTTCATGGGTGGTCCGCGTTGGGGACTTAAATCAGCAGGTTCAACCATACCACACGTTTGGCTAAAACCAGCAGATGTAAAAAAAATCAATTTCAAAGAAGGTGAAACGTACACCGGCAAGCTTTCAATCTCCGGATTGAAGCGCGAACTGATAGAAGGAAGAAATGTAGTGGGACTAATTGAAGGAACAGATCCGAAGTTAAAAGATGAGTATGTGATTGTTACCGCGCACTATGATCATATTGGTGTGGGTAAGCCCTCAGCCGGAAGTCAGGATACTATTTTCAATGGAGCACGCGATAACGCGATCGGTACCGTGGCTTTGTTGCAAACCGCAAAGTACCTGGCACAATACCCAACCAAACGATCCGTTTTGTTGGTAGCCGTAACATCGGAGGAGAAAGGATTACTGGGAAGTCGTTGGTATGCTGATCATCCGCTGGTGCCTTTGGAAAAACACGTGTTGAACATTAACTGCGATGGGGTGGGGTATAATGATAAGTCGATCATAACCAGCATAAGTCTGGGCCGGACAACAGCTGATGAGGTGGTTAAAAAAGCGATCAAGCCTTTTGGTCTTGGTCTTGGTGGTGATCCTGATCCGAAAGAAGGTTTCTACGATCGTTCTGATCAGGTTTCATTTGCATCGAAAGGTGTTCCGGCCATAAAGCTTCAACCCGGTTTGGCTAAAATGGATGATGAAATCAGAAAGTACTACCACCGACAGGCCGATGAAGTATCAACACTTGATTTTGAATACCTGACAAAATTCTACCGCACATTTGTGTATGCTGTAACGTTGCTGGCCAATGAACCTACACCACCGTTCTGGGTAAAGGATGATAAATATGAAGCAGCTGGTAAAAAACTTTATAATAGAAACTAA